A single window of Shewanella sp. Choline-02u-19 DNA harbors:
- a CDS encoding ABC transporter ATP-binding protein — translation MLSMKNISKVFQTDLVETHALRDFNLEVQEGEFVAVTGPSGSGKTTFLNIAGLLEGFTHGDYFLDGVNISNLNDNKSATIRNEKIGFIFQGFNLIPDLNLAENVEVPLRYRGFNAAERKRRVQHALEQVGLAARMKHLPSQLSGGQQQRVAIARALAGEPRFLLADEPTGNLDSMMARQVMELLENINKAGTTIIMVTHDAELARRAQRNIQIVDGQVCDFTMYQGGAGQQGMGTKADKPHLVTDADKPSDESEQAQTEQAAS, via the coding sequence ATGTTATCGATGAAGAATATCAGCAAAGTTTTTCAAACAGACCTAGTCGAAACTCATGCACTGCGTGATTTTAATTTAGAAGTGCAAGAGGGCGAGTTTGTTGCGGTAACAGGCCCTTCAGGATCGGGTAAAACTACCTTTCTTAATATTGCGGGCCTATTAGAGGGCTTCACCCACGGTGACTACTTTCTCGATGGTGTGAACATCTCTAATTTGAACGATAACAAGAGTGCGACAATTCGAAATGAGAAAATTGGTTTTATTTTCCAGGGCTTCAATTTAATCCCAGACCTTAATTTAGCCGAAAATGTCGAAGTGCCTTTACGCTATCGCGGTTTTAACGCGGCGGAACGTAAACGCCGAGTACAGCATGCACTTGAGCAAGTCGGCCTTGCTGCGCGTATGAAACATCTTCCTTCACAGCTTTCAGGTGGCCAGCAGCAGCGCGTGGCGATTGCTCGTGCACTTGCCGGTGAGCCAAGATTCCTGCTTGCCGATGAGCCAACGGGTAACTTAGACAGCATGATGGCGCGTCAAGTAATGGAGCTGCTTGAAAATATTAATAAAGCTGGCACCACGATTATCATGGTGACCCACGATGCCGAGCTTGCGCGCCGTGCTCAGCGTAATATTCAAATTGTCGATGGCCAAGTCTGTGATTTTACCATGTACCAAGGTGGAGCAGGGCAGCAAGGCATGGGCACTAAAGCAGACAAGCCGCATTTAGTGACAGATGCAGATAAGCCGAGTGATGAGTCTGAGCAGGCTCAAACTGAACAAGCGGCAAGCTAA
- a CDS encoding ABC transporter permease, whose protein sequence is MFFYYLDLAWRSIKKTPFLSLLMVLAISIGIGITITTLNVYQLMSENPAGERTDKLVAVQLWSQDKDAWKEFNAQLTYQDAYNLRQSDVPVRQTAMFVTGLAVQTEDPDFVPLLEAVRVTDSDFFDMFSVPFIYGKAWDKSVDTEAVYQVVINEALNQQLFAGEDSIGKTLYLDSKPYQIVGVTKTWSPSPLYYDITTGAFKDSAQIFVPFSLAPIEEFQSWGNNQSWKREPINTYNQRLSSEMHWIQYWAEVQDDAQRDEYAQWLKRYVEQQQLLGRFDSPEAAAKLSNVEQWLEINEVVPEDNKILVGLSGLFLLVCLVNMLGLLLAKFLKRAPEVGVRRAIGASRAQIFAQHMVEVGLIGFGGGVLGLLWAWGSLSMLSAHFDLEAALTQLDLTMWVLAPTIAIAAALIAGVYPAWRICSTNPSVHLKSQ, encoded by the coding sequence ATGTTTTTTTATTATTTGGATCTTGCTTGGCGCAGCATTAAAAAAACGCCATTTTTGTCACTGCTGATGGTGTTAGCTATCTCAATTGGTATCGGCATTACCATTACTACCTTAAATGTATACCAGTTAATGTCGGAGAATCCTGCTGGCGAGCGCACGGACAAATTGGTTGCAGTGCAGCTTTGGAGCCAAGATAAAGATGCGTGGAAAGAGTTCAATGCACAACTGACTTATCAAGACGCTTATAATCTGCGTCAAAGTGATGTGCCAGTGCGTCAAACGGCCATGTTTGTCACCGGCTTAGCAGTACAAACGGAAGACCCTGATTTCGTGCCTTTGTTAGAGGCTGTTCGCGTCACCGATAGCGACTTTTTCGACATGTTTTCGGTGCCCTTTATCTACGGTAAAGCCTGGGATAAGAGCGTCGATACCGAAGCGGTTTATCAAGTCGTTATTAATGAAGCCCTTAATCAGCAGTTATTCGCGGGTGAGGACAGTATTGGTAAAACCTTATATCTGGACAGCAAGCCTTATCAAATTGTCGGCGTGACTAAGACTTGGAGCCCAAGCCCACTCTATTATGATATCACCACTGGTGCATTTAAAGATTCAGCGCAAATATTTGTGCCCTTTTCACTCGCGCCTATTGAGGAGTTTCAGAGCTGGGGAAATAATCAAAGCTGGAAAAGAGAGCCGATTAATACCTACAACCAACGTTTAAGCTCTGAGATGCATTGGATCCAGTACTGGGCAGAGGTGCAAGACGACGCACAGCGTGATGAATATGCACAGTGGTTGAAACGTTATGTGGAGCAGCAACAGCTTTTAGGACGCTTTGATAGCCCTGAAGCTGCAGCAAAGCTTTCGAATGTTGAGCAATGGCTGGAAATCAATGAAGTGGTACCAGAAGACAACAAGATTTTGGTTGGCCTCAGTGGGCTATTTCTGCTGGTTTGTTTGGTTAACATGTTAGGTCTACTGCTGGCCAAGTTTCTTAAGCGAGCGCCTGAAGTCGGTGTACGTCGCGCCATTGGCGCCAGTCGTGCACAGATATTTGCTCAACATATGGTTGAGGTAGGTTTGATAGGCTTCGGTGGTGGAGTGCTGGGGCTTTTATGGGCTTGGGGATCACTGTCTATGTTGTCGGCTCACTTTGATCTGGAAGCTGCGCTAACACAGTTGGATCTGACGATGTGGGTGTTAGCACCGACTATCGCTATTGCCGCCGCACTTATTGCAGGGGTATATCCAGCGTGGCGAATATGTTCGACCAATCCTAGCGTTCACCTGAAGAGTCAGTAA
- a CDS encoding sensor histidine kinase — MALKNKLTAAFAGISLRAKLIVGSALATGIGLMLSLSLLLWFADVDLSQAIAKQFNLLLMIFFAAIGLTITVSYVSSRHLATSLMALEVGLLNFKDNDFSVTLPVGGDKQLQALAVLFNDSAEALRKERQYIYQRELLLDKVIQSSPNVMLLLDDDKRVIYANDAARHLFNHGQRIEGIPLRELVEQVADELGAALENPKDGLFSLSAKDSEDELETWHLSRGQFLLNGQFHHLVLLKQMTRELNRQEVAVWKKVIRIISHELNNSVAPIASMVNSGRIITKDLDDPKLKLIFDTIEDRTSHLSQFIFNYARFAKLPLPKKSPVDWLKLTEQLKQHYSFFLENELPNSVVELDLIQMEQVLLNLLKNAHESASAVDKVSLSIVDSSLSDGTEGVYIEVKDEGSGMPPEVLRQALLPFYSTKQSGTGLGLPLCREIVEAHDGRISLQNRDKKGLCVRLWLPKQR; from the coding sequence ATGGCATTGAAAAATAAGCTTACCGCCGCATTCGCTGGTATTTCGCTGCGAGCTAAGCTGATTGTAGGCAGTGCGTTGGCGACAGGTATCGGACTCATGCTGTCGCTTAGCTTGCTATTATGGTTTGCTGATGTGGATTTATCGCAGGCGATTGCTAAGCAGTTTAATCTGTTGTTGATGATATTTTTTGCTGCAATAGGCCTGACGATTACAGTGAGTTATGTGTCTTCTCGGCATCTAGCCACAAGTTTAATGGCGCTTGAAGTTGGCCTACTTAATTTTAAAGACAACGACTTTAGTGTCACTCTTCCAGTGGGCGGAGATAAGCAATTGCAGGCGTTGGCGGTATTGTTTAATGACTCGGCAGAAGCGCTGAGAAAAGAGCGCCAATATATTTACCAACGTGAATTACTGCTCGATAAAGTGATCCAAAGTTCGCCTAATGTCATGTTATTGCTCGATGATGACAAGCGCGTCATCTACGCCAACGATGCCGCAAGGCACTTGTTTAATCATGGGCAGAGAATTGAAGGGATACCGCTTCGTGAGCTGGTGGAGCAGGTTGCCGATGAGTTAGGGGCCGCACTTGAAAACCCCAAGGATGGTTTGTTTTCACTGAGCGCCAAAGACAGTGAAGATGAGCTCGAAACGTGGCATCTGTCGCGGGGACAATTTCTACTGAACGGCCAGTTTCATCATCTTGTTTTACTTAAACAGATGACGCGGGAACTCAATCGTCAAGAGGTCGCAGTATGGAAAAAAGTGATCCGAATTATTAGCCATGAGCTTAATAACTCCGTGGCGCCAATAGCCTCAATGGTCAATTCTGGTCGGATAATAACTAAAGATCTTGATGATCCTAAACTCAAACTTATTTTTGATACCATCGAAGATCGTACCAGCCACTTGAGTCAGTTTATTTTCAATTATGCTCGTTTTGCCAAGTTGCCGTTACCCAAGAAAAGTCCCGTAGACTGGCTTAAATTAACCGAACAATTGAAGCAGCATTACTCGTTTTTTCTTGAAAATGAATTACCTAACTCAGTTGTGGAGCTTGATTTGATTCAGATGGAGCAAGTGCTGCTTAATCTGTTGAAAAATGCGCATGAATCAGCTTCTGCTGTCGATAAAGTCAGTTTGTCGATTGTTGATTCTAGCCTGTCGGATGGCACCGAAGGTGTGTACATTGAGGTAAAGGATGAAGGCTCTGGAATGCCACCAGAAGTGCTGCGCCAAGCTCTACTCCCTTTCTATTCCACTAAGCAATCAGGCACGGGCTTAGGCTTGCCATTATGCCGTGAAATTGTAGAAGCTCACGATGGGCGTATAAGCTTGCAAAATCGCGATAAAAAAGGGCTTTGCGTTAGGTTGTGGTTACCTAAACAACGTTAA
- a CDS encoding sigma-54-dependent transcriptional regulator, whose product MDTILIVDDNQAVCNALALMLELNGFNTLTCLSPEVALELITLHDIVLVVQDMNFTQDTTSGEEGKTLFYAIRKIQPELPIVLLTAWTQLEIAVELVKEGAVDYMGKPWDDAKLLTSVGNLISLHTLSKANAKLSRVDNQRMAVIKDADLCGIIFSSGAMQRCVDLALQIARSDVSVLVTGPNGAGKDKLADIIHANSNLKHKPFIKVNIGALPMELLEAELFGAEAGAFTGATKTRIGRFEAADGGTLFLDEIGNLPLSGQVKLLRVLQTGEFERLGSHQTHKVNVRVISATNADLIEDIQAGRFREDLFYRLNVIELALPALNERIDDVLPLVSHFVGAEYSLDKHTQQTLEAHHWPGNVRELENACKRAVILAESSRLTADDFGLMDITAKPSPQNVTNGGTVYGSTVSSRTVQPQTPPAVVSAETAFDHRVPVSSTDEKADIEAALDNHKGVIARVAKSLGLSRQALYRRMEKYGIEK is encoded by the coding sequence ATGGATACGATTCTCATTGTCGACGATAACCAAGCCGTGTGTAATGCATTGGCACTGATGTTAGAGCTTAACGGCTTTAATACGCTCACCTGTCTCTCTCCTGAAGTCGCCCTTGAGCTGATTACATTACATGATATTGTCTTAGTGGTTCAGGATATGAATTTCACACAAGACACCACGTCGGGTGAAGAGGGCAAAACCCTATTTTATGCGATCAGAAAGATACAGCCTGAGTTACCCATTGTGCTGCTCACTGCATGGACCCAACTTGAGATCGCCGTTGAGCTGGTCAAAGAGGGCGCGGTAGATTACATGGGCAAACCTTGGGACGATGCCAAGCTGTTGACCAGTGTGGGTAACCTGATCTCTCTGCATACCCTATCTAAAGCCAATGCTAAGTTATCAAGAGTCGATAATCAGCGTATGGCGGTAATAAAAGATGCCGATCTATGCGGCATTATTTTTAGTAGCGGTGCGATGCAGCGTTGCGTGGATTTAGCATTACAGATAGCCCGTAGCGATGTGTCTGTATTGGTGACAGGGCCTAATGGTGCGGGTAAAGATAAGCTGGCCGATATTATTCACGCTAACTCAAATTTAAAGCATAAACCTTTTATCAAAGTTAATATTGGCGCATTGCCAATGGAGCTTCTTGAAGCTGAACTGTTTGGCGCAGAGGCCGGGGCATTTACTGGTGCGACTAAAACCCGCATTGGTCGTTTCGAGGCTGCCGACGGTGGCACCCTGTTTTTAGACGAGATTGGTAATCTTCCGCTTTCTGGACAGGTCAAACTGCTGCGAGTGCTGCAAACGGGTGAGTTTGAGCGCCTAGGCAGCCATCAAACTCATAAAGTGAATGTGCGGGTGATAAGCGCAACCAATGCTGATTTGATTGAAGATATCCAGGCTGGACGTTTCAGAGAAGATCTGTTTTACCGGCTTAACGTGATTGAGTTGGCTTTACCTGCATTAAATGAGCGCATAGATGATGTATTGCCTTTAGTCAGCCATTTCGTTGGCGCTGAATATTCCTTGGATAAGCACACTCAACAAACGTTAGAGGCACATCACTGGCCAGGCAATGTGCGTGAGCTTGAAAATGCCTGCAAACGTGCGGTGATATTGGCTGAAAGCAGCCGTTTAACCGCGGATGATTTTGGTTTGATGGATATCACGGCAAAACCGAGCCCCCAGAATGTGACTAATGGCGGCACCGTTTATGGCAGCACAGTGTCTAGTCGCACGGTGCAACCACAAACTCCTCCCGCAGTAGTGAGTGCTGAAACAGCATTTGACCACCGGGTGCCTGTTAGCTCAACAGATGAAAAAGCCGATATTGAAGCGGCATTAGATAACCATAAAGGGGTCATCGCCCGCGTGGCTAAGTCTTTAGGGTTAAGTCGACAAGCACTGTATCGACGCATGGAAAAGTATGGCATTGAAAAATAA
- a CDS encoding efflux RND transporter periplasmic adaptor subunit translates to MIQDTSAQDTVKQPSKVNQFKRPAMLGIAALLVSGLVWSSIDSDSVATSIKRSELRFATLEQGTLTRDIATTGKIVAANAPILYSTDQGTVTLLANPGDRVELGDVVATIESHKLTNSLKQQEALLEGMQSSLERARLDARRQQLKAQQTLDIAKVDLEAADRESRRGDELIQNKLISKIDFEKSKDDLHKAKLLSAHAKQEAELMRDTLAFEIKNKASEVNRQNLVVSELVRQVAALNITAPVGGIIGNWLTEQKARIGQSQPILTVVDLSAFEAELAVPESYADELGLGMNVELSFGALTLIGELSSISPEVRNREVTARVRFKQDDRLHLRQNQRLSARVLLENRPNVLMVKRGAFVSTGAGIEVYAMHEDIAEQTSIQLGARSMSHVEVLQGGKAGDVWVISSIQAFKKAEQVLVR, encoded by the coding sequence ATGATTCAGGATACCAGCGCACAAGATACAGTTAAGCAGCCAAGTAAGGTGAACCAGTTTAAACGCCCTGCAATGCTAGGTATTGCTGCGCTATTGGTGTCAGGTTTAGTTTGGTCAAGTATCGACAGTGATTCTGTGGCAACGTCAATCAAGCGTTCTGAACTTAGGTTCGCCACGTTAGAGCAAGGCACTCTCACTCGGGATATCGCCACCACAGGTAAGATTGTTGCGGCCAACGCCCCTATCCTTTACAGCACAGACCAAGGCACGGTGACTCTGCTGGCAAATCCGGGCGACAGAGTCGAGTTAGGTGATGTGGTTGCGACCATAGAGAGCCATAAATTAACCAACAGTCTTAAGCAGCAAGAAGCTTTACTGGAAGGTATGCAGAGTTCATTGGAACGAGCCCGTCTTGATGCCCGCCGTCAGCAACTTAAAGCACAACAAACATTGGATATCGCCAAGGTCGACCTTGAAGCCGCCGACAGAGAGAGTCGTCGTGGCGATGAGTTGATTCAAAATAAACTCATCTCAAAAATAGATTTTGAAAAAAGTAAAGATGATCTGCATAAGGCCAAGCTGCTTTCTGCCCATGCAAAACAAGAAGCTGAGCTGATGCGAGATACCTTAGCGTTCGAAATAAAAAATAAAGCCTCTGAGGTCAATCGTCAAAACTTGGTGGTGAGTGAACTTGTGCGTCAAGTGGCTGCATTAAACATTACGGCACCGGTTGGCGGCATTATCGGTAACTGGTTAACCGAGCAGAAAGCCCGGATCGGTCAGAGCCAACCTATATTAACCGTGGTTGATTTGAGTGCTTTTGAAGCTGAATTAGCCGTGCCGGAGTCTTATGCCGATGAGTTAGGACTTGGCATGAATGTGGAACTGAGCTTTGGTGCCTTGACCTTGATTGGTGAGTTGTCGTCGATTTCACCTGAGGTGAGAAACCGTGAAGTGACCGCTCGAGTTAGATTTAAGCAAGATGACCGCCTCCACCTACGTCAGAACCAGCGTCTATCAGCGCGGGTACTACTGGAAAACAGACCCAATGTGTTGATGGTGAAACGTGGCGCATTTGTGTCAACGGGCGCGGGTATTGAGGTGTATGCCATGCACGAAGATATCGCGGAGCAAACAAGTATACAGCTTGGGGCTCGCAGTATGAGTCATGTCGAAGTGCTACAAGGCGGTAAGGCCGGTGATGTTTGGGTTATCTCGAGCATTCAAGCCTTCAAAAAAGCAGAACAAGTGCTAGTACGTTAA
- a CDS encoding ABC transporter permease: MLQIKPILSTLMRNKSGPILLLIQIILSVAIVANASFIISERLTLMDRASGTAEEQVFDFRLYSFDKNIDLESQIQRDMRAIRDLPGVIDASTTSMVPLSGGGWSSGYTVGSSEETAKDTENTAVYYGDEHMLNTLGVELIEGRNFYEEEVLTGSPDLATHGIVSKAFAKATWGDDTAIGKTMYAGDFGNMPIKVVGVVDKLQGAWVNSDSLDNSVILNIKLVNVFTKVLVRAEVGTLAQLKQEITTTLLKDNRNRVVENFTLISEHRKRVYRNHELMATVLSMMVILLLLITSLGLAGMVMFNIERRTKQIGTRRALGAKKRDIISFFLVENYIICVVGGVIGGLVAVQLGQQLMTVYSLPKLELIYPIATIAGLLVLTTIAVILPARKAANISPAIATRSV; this comes from the coding sequence ATGTTACAGATTAAACCAATTTTAAGTACGCTAATGCGTAATAAAAGTGGCCCTATACTGCTGCTTATTCAGATAATTCTCTCGGTCGCGATTGTGGCAAATGCCAGCTTTATCATTAGTGAACGACTCACTTTGATGGACAGAGCATCGGGTACGGCTGAAGAGCAAGTTTTTGACTTCCGTCTTTATAGCTTCGATAAAAACATCGATCTTGAGTCTCAAATTCAACGTGATATGCGTGCTATTCGAGACTTGCCCGGTGTTATCGACGCTTCAACAACCAGTATGGTGCCATTAAGTGGCGGTGGCTGGTCATCGGGTTACACCGTCGGAAGCAGCGAAGAAACGGCTAAAGATACAGAAAATACTGCCGTCTATTATGGTGACGAACATATGCTCAATACCTTAGGTGTGGAGTTGATAGAAGGTCGTAATTTCTATGAAGAGGAAGTGCTGACGGGAAGTCCAGATCTTGCAACTCATGGCATAGTGTCAAAAGCATTCGCTAAAGCGACCTGGGGAGATGACACCGCGATTGGAAAAACCATGTATGCAGGGGATTTTGGTAACATGCCAATCAAGGTGGTCGGCGTGGTCGACAAGCTTCAAGGCGCATGGGTTAATAGTGACTCTCTGGATAACAGCGTCATCTTAAACATAAAACTGGTTAATGTGTTTACCAAGGTATTAGTGCGTGCTGAGGTTGGGACTTTAGCTCAACTGAAACAAGAGATAACGACGACCTTGCTTAAAGACAACCGTAATCGTGTTGTTGAAAATTTCACCCTTATTAGTGAGCATCGAAAACGCGTTTACCGTAACCATGAGTTGATGGCGACGGTACTGTCGATGATGGTGATCCTCTTGTTACTTATCACATCACTCGGTCTTGCAGGTATGGTGATGTTCAATATTGAACGTCGTACTAAGCAGATAGGTACCCGCCGTGCATTAGGGGCTAAGAAGCGAGATATTATCAGCTTCTTCCTGGTTGAAAACTATATTATCTGCGTGGTTGGTGGAGTGATTGGTGGTCTGGTTGCGGTGCAATTAGGGCAACAATTAATGACGGTTTATAGCCTGCCTAAACTCGAGCTTATCTACCCGATAGCGACGATAGCAGGACTATTGGTGCTCACGACCATTGCGGTTATTCTGCCAGCCAGGAAGGCGGCAAATATCTCTCCGGCAATCGCAACGCGCAGTGTTTAG